In the genome of Scylla paramamosain isolate STU-SP2022 chromosome 49, ASM3559412v1, whole genome shotgun sequence, one region contains:
- the LOC135095365 gene encoding UDP-glucosyltransferase 2-like, protein MQHARLALLGLLALLASLLTGAAAADILVLTPFGSRSVRGLFGALTEGLAARGHAVTLVTSGAAPRPHANVTHVQAPHSSLDQMDLFEVRRDAAAFRLWLRALPSVARRLYEDPAVMALWRRRHHFDAIIINSAANEMAFPFLLGVSAPFITLAPAGTEPLQLSYLGNMVSPAALPSVVVPYHDTLSLWERLVNTLATGVLRAYFWRSVGRPLTAALRDTFPDLPDPHQVYPRQALALLNRHHLLDGALPLLPNQVEVGCLACRPAQPHTLPQEVLAWLEGAGEAGAVYFSLGSFQDSSSIPLEYVDTLLNAFSKLPQRFVLKLSGSPRILPPNVKVFEWLPQQDVLGHPAIRVFVTHCGKHSAAESVYHGVPMVGLPITFDQPRTCARLARRGEAVVLQWESLTVQAVVEAVREVTEDRRYSERVKAVSTRLKAQKETAMEKAVWWIEYITKYDDSFLKFSGKDLSLTQYLLLDVLAILLCVLLLTLAVLFLLLRFLYRRLWVRLWPWGGGKAKGE, encoded by the exons ATGCAGCACGCCAGACTGGCCCTACTGGGCCTGCTGGCCCTGCTGGCGTCCCTACTGACGGGCGCCGCCGCCGCGGACATCCTGGTGCTGACGCCCTTCGGGTCCCGCTCCGTGCGTGGCCTGTTCGGCGCGCTGACGGAGGGCCTCGCGGCGCGCGGGCATGCCGTGACCCTGGTGACGAGCGGCGCGGCGCCGCGCCCCCACGCCAACGTAACGCACGTGCAAGCGCCACACTCCTCGCTGGACCAGATGGACCTGTTCGAGGTGCGCCGCGACGCCGCCGCCTTCAGGTTGTGGCTGCGTGCCCTGCCGTCCGTGGCGCGGCGCCTCTACGAGGATCCCGCCGTGATGGCGCTGTGGCGGCGCCGCCACCACTTCGatgccatcatcatcaacagcgcCGCCAACGAGATGGCGTTCCCCTTCCTGCTGGGGGTGAGCGCCCCCTTCATCACGCTGGCGCCGGCGGGCACGGAGCCGCTGCAGCTGTCCTACCTGGGCAACATGGTGTCCCCCGCGGCGCTGCCCAGCGTGGTGGTGCCATACCACGACACGCTCTCGCTGTGGGAGCGCCTCGTCAACACCCTCGCCACGGGCGTGCTACGCGCCTACTTCTGGCGCAGCGTGGGCCGCCCGCTCACCGCCGCCCTCAGGGACACCTTCCCAGACCTGCCGGACCCGCACCAGGTGTACCCCCGCCAGGCCCTCGCGCTGCTCAACAGACACCACCTGCTGGACGGCGCCCTGCCGCTCCTGCCCAACCAGGTGGAGGTGGGCTGCCTCGCCTGCCGCCCCGCGCAGCCCCACACCCTGCCACAG gAGGTACTGGCATGGCTGGAAGGCGCAGGGGAAGCAGGAGCTGTTTATTTCAGCCTTGGCAGTTTCCAGGACTCGTCTTCCATACCTCTGGAATACGTGGATACCTTACTTAACGCCTTCAGCAAACTCCCGCAGAGATTCGTGCTAAAGCTGTCTGGGTCTCCTCGAATTCTGCCTCCTAACGTGAAAGTCTTTGAGTGGCTGCCCCAGCAAGATGTACTGG GTCACCCCGCCATCCGTGTCTTCGTCACCCACTGCGGGAAACACAGTGCGGCGGAGTCGGTCTATCACGGGGTCCCAATGGTTGGTCTTCCTATAACATTTGACCAACCGAGGACCTGTGCACGTTTAGCCAGAAGAGGCGAGGCTGTGGTCCTTCAGTGGGAGTCTTTAACAGTACAAGCTGTGGTGGAGGCCGTCAGGGAAGTTACTGAGGACCGCAG ATATTCCGAGCGAGTAAAGGCGGTGTCAACGAGACTCAAGGCACAGAAGGAGACGGCAATGGAGAAAGCAGTGTGGTGGATTGAATACATCACAAAATACGACGACAGTTTTCTTAA GTTCTCTGGAAAGGATTTGAGCCTCACCCAGTACCTCCTGCTGGACGTGCTGGCAATACTGCTGTGTGTTCTGCTGTTAACCTTAGCtgtgttgttcctgctgctccgCTTCTTGTACCGACGGCTGTGGGTGCGTCTGTGGccgtggggaggagggaaggcgaagggggagtga
- the LOC135095364 gene encoding probable E3 ubiquitin-protein ligase HERC4, whose amino-acid sequence MLWTSGYGRCGQLGHGTTDNCPIPCTVLDLCGSKVGQVACGRGHTLVYIPSQSHVYAFGQGLSGQLGTKTPHSRELPQVVVCPWLSPGGASLLDYAEEDSPSVCLRQRDRRALVSSLRLLSLVHGLNFQAGC is encoded by the exons ATG CTGTGGACCTCTGGGTATGGACGCTGTGGGCAGCTTGGTCACGGCACGACAGATAACTGCCCCATTCCTTGCACTGTGCTTGACCTGTGTGGCTCAAAGGTCGGCCAGGTCGCCTGCGGGAGAGGTCATACCCTGGTCTACATCCCCTCGCAg AGCCACGTGTATGCATTTGGCCAGGGGCTCTCAGGGCAGCTGGGCACCAAGACTCCACACAGCAGGGAATTACCTCAAGTGGTAGTGTGCCCATGGCTGTCCCCAGGGGGTGCCAGCCTGCTAGACTACGCAGAGGAGGACAGCCCcagtgtgtgtttgaggcag AGAGACCGGCGTGCCCTTGTGTCTTCCCTGCGGCTGTTGTCCCTGGTCCACGGTCTGAACTTCCAAGCCGGCTGCTGA